From Bradyrhizobium sp. NDS-1, the proteins below share one genomic window:
- the fixJ gene encoding response regulator FixJ, translated as MTTKGHVYVIDDDEAMRDSLNFLLDSSGFGVTMFDNALSFLDALPGLAFGCVVSDIRMPGLDGIELLKRTKAQNSPFPILIMTGHGDVPLAVEAMKLGAVDFLEKPFEDDRLVTMIEAAIRQAEPVAKNEAVAHDIAARVTSLSPRERQVMEALIAGLSNKLIAREYDISPRTIEVYRANVMTKMQANSLSELVRLAMRAGLIKD; from the coding sequence ATGACGACCAAGGGACATGTCTACGTCATCGACGACGACGAGGCGATGCGGGACTCGCTGAACTTCCTGCTGGACTCCTCGGGCTTTGGCGTCACGATGTTCGACAACGCGCTAAGTTTCCTCGACGCCCTGCCCGGCCTCGCCTTCGGCTGCGTCGTCTCGGACATCCGCATGCCGGGCCTTGACGGAATCGAGCTTCTCAAGCGCACGAAGGCGCAGAACAGTCCGTTTCCGATCCTGATCATGACTGGTCACGGCGACGTGCCGCTCGCGGTCGAGGCGATGAAGCTTGGTGCGGTCGACTTTCTCGAGAAGCCATTCGAGGACGACCGCCTCGTCACCATGATCGAAGCCGCTATCCGCCAGGCCGAACCGGTCGCCAAGAACGAGGCCGTCGCCCATGACATCGCCGCCCGCGTCACCTCCTTGAGCCCGCGCGAACGGCAGGTCATGGAGGCGCTGATCGCAGGCCTCTCCAACAAGTTGATCGCCCGCGAATACGATATCAGCCCGCGCACGATCGAGGTGTACCGGGCCAATGTGATGACCAAGATGCAGGCCAACAGCCTCTCGGAGCTGGTGCGGCTGGCGATGCGCGCCGGCCTGATCAAGGATTGA
- a CDS encoding cold-shock protein, whose translation MATGVVKWFNATKGFGFIQPDDGGQDVFVHISAVERAGLSDLREGQKVSYEVKVDQRRGKSSAENLRVS comes from the coding sequence GTGGCAACTGGCGTGGTAAAATGGTTCAATGCGACCAAAGGTTTCGGCTTCATTCAACCCGATGATGGCGGCCAAGATGTTTTTGTGCACATAAGCGCCGTCGAGCGCGCTGGTCTCTCGGACCTGCGTGAGGGACAGAAGGTCTCTTACGAGGTCAAAGTCGATCAGAGGCGGGGCAAGAGCAGCGCGGAAAATCTGCGCGTATCTTGA
- a CDS encoding DUF6036 family nucleotidyltransferase — protein sequence MTQNSFVRTIEDLVETVRVIARLFKTDKVFIIGSQSILLSWPDAPIVLRTSGEIDAYPENAKIWEIQQKELDPEDDPEASEEINALYGEGSKFHREHGFYIDGVDENTARLPEDWNKRAITKTVDVDDRKVLAVAPCPEDIIVSKLARLSDKDKEFVEGYHQARPFDRELVVERIKATKLEAELQERAINFVRGLADAPKADAAAGKTVGS from the coding sequence GTGACACAAAACTCGTTTGTTCGCACTATTGAAGACCTTGTCGAGACAGTCAGGGTGATCGCCCGGCTATTTAAAACCGACAAGGTCTTCATCATCGGCAGCCAAAGCATCTTGCTTTCATGGCCAGACGCACCAATCGTCCTACGCACCTCTGGCGAAATCGACGCTTATCCGGAAAACGCGAAGATTTGGGAGATCCAGCAGAAGGAACTGGATCCCGAAGACGATCCAGAGGCTTCAGAAGAGATCAATGCCCTCTATGGCGAGGGCTCTAAATTCCATCGCGAGCACGGCTTCTATATCGACGGTGTCGACGAGAACACCGCGCGGCTTCCTGAAGATTGGAACAAGCGGGCGATCACCAAGACGGTCGACGTCGACGATCGAAAGGTCCTAGCCGTTGCCCCATGTCCTGAGGACATCATCGTATCCAAACTCGCTCGCTTGTCCGACAAGGACAAGGAGTTCGTGGAAGGCTACCACCAGGCGCGACCGTTCGATCGCGAGCTCGTTGTCGAGCGCATCAAGGCGACGAAGCTTGAGGCCGAACTTCAGGAGCGAGCCATAAACTTCGTGCGCGGCCTTGCGGATGCGCCGAAAGCAGATGCTGCGGCAGGCAAGACGGTCGGATCATAG
- a CDS encoding helix-turn-helix domain-containing protein, producing the protein MLTQTLKTEAINTQIGGKIAPARPVSDQFGAIAGHAGLVATEFSYRKEEEIYGEDEPAEYVYQVVSGAVRSYKLLSDGRRQIGAFHLPGDVFGLEPGQTHRLAAEAIVATSVRLVERASLERVAGTDVQVARKLWAMTAGELRHAEDHMLLLGRKTAMERVATFLLEMDRRLAVANMMALPMCRLDIGDYLGLTLETVSRALSQLHAKGILGFSGARQIVLRNRQHLHNLDA; encoded by the coding sequence ATGCTGACCCAGACGCTCAAGACCGAGGCGATTAACACCCAAATCGGCGGTAAGATCGCTCCCGCGCGTCCCGTTTCCGACCAGTTCGGCGCGATCGCGGGACATGCCGGCCTCGTTGCCACCGAGTTCTCCTATCGCAAGGAAGAGGAGATCTACGGCGAAGACGAGCCCGCCGAATATGTCTATCAGGTGGTCTCCGGCGCGGTGCGCAGCTACAAGCTGCTCTCCGACGGCCGCCGTCAGATCGGCGCATTTCACCTTCCCGGTGACGTGTTCGGCCTCGAACCGGGCCAGACGCATCGCCTTGCGGCCGAAGCGATTGTCGCCACAAGCGTGCGCCTCGTGGAGCGGGCCAGCCTCGAAAGGGTCGCCGGCACCGACGTACAGGTCGCGCGCAAGCTCTGGGCCATGACGGCGGGCGAGCTGCGTCACGCCGAAGATCACATGTTGCTGCTGGGGCGCAAGACGGCGATGGAGCGTGTTGCAACCTTCCTGCTCGAAATGGATCGCCGCCTCGCCGTCGCCAACATGATGGCGCTGCCGATGTGTCGGCTCGATATCGGCGACTATCTGGGCCTCACGCTCGAGACCGTGTCGCGCGCGCTCTCGCAGCTTCACGCAAAGGGCATACTCGGCTTCTCGGGCGCTCGCCAGATCGTGCTGCGCAACCGCCAGCACCTGCACAATCTCGACGCCTGA
- a CDS encoding caspase domain-containing protein, translated as MAQARFASLAIGIDEYPQGFYQGDELPLKCASADARRVHAWVSDTFPREQSRHFAFFNAQATHLTIKSSLETLATLQNLDFVLIYLAGHGRRTANGANFCAYDHPQVGQGVDAQFIDDALRRMQAKNVLIFVDCCHAEAVFWGSEFFSRLEGSRCRLFVASCQADQLAYEDDLLKSATDASGSSLLALALFEKIDEAARLRSEHVSLDEALFPYLKRRVPALAFNLKGRAPQEPVSGGLSRDNIYLPIAPSTRPPPGTFTALLARWRSVVTTICVIAAFSIVTIYAATWHLEFSSKGYLALFAGPSWLPSLPGDLLLRSELPFTVADITEEPSLRAAALSRKIEGVWWQTDRFGQRRWLQVIEGALRPGIRAYTRALNGMPQEAAPDLNLINPESFDFKRRGAGVSGYSSMLFGPRPMDIDHLIAIGASAVLDHPTDMDGLIRPVVQHKDLATFNSNACATTISYEYLEWDKGDFWQSLSLSAARADAPEFFDFLIFQARVLDLILRAEPPRPESPESDPLDYIVFSAAKLRHLIRSYALGRRLRNETALAKGDADKVSELKTSGCGTMADILLAWLEEEKADPELPARILTDLTTPPVKYGKRSDTVVKLLLGAFEEICHREAIKETSKGWSLLSQVPQSVSAKDRLRMAVRLAADRGFPGELEDALFQTVERWPNRIAADKVPPMWAQLFSEALSRPDRALQTLSVGVAKMSSESKQRFLRLDEPIERIAKTNGMEPIAPGLDAYAEGLSWLGPLRKDISDYIFHGETTEGRDQIKSLVDLKLGMLARMASRGYQDPRMKEELFDLPNPIPGINLSDWRGFLAPRAYVDWMLAARAEIRYRQDPPTPEGLLRLVSSLRGDARRRRSEVLIVQEYLRDRPVAEKKRWVTELSALAATEIEPELRADIASLAVRVFASIELEDLNEKR; from the coding sequence ATGGCCCAAGCCCGTTTTGCCTCCCTCGCGATTGGAATCGACGAGTACCCCCAAGGGTTCTACCAAGGGGATGAATTGCCCCTGAAATGTGCTAGCGCAGACGCCCGCCGTGTCCACGCGTGGGTTTCCGACACCTTCCCGCGCGAGCAGTCGAGACATTTCGCATTTTTCAACGCGCAGGCGACTCACCTTACAATTAAATCCTCGCTCGAGACACTCGCGACCCTGCAAAACCTTGATTTCGTGCTGATCTATCTTGCCGGTCACGGTCGTCGTACGGCAAACGGCGCCAACTTCTGCGCGTACGACCATCCGCAGGTTGGCCAAGGCGTCGATGCCCAATTTATCGACGATGCGCTCCGTAGAATGCAAGCAAAGAACGTCCTGATCTTTGTGGATTGCTGCCACGCGGAGGCGGTATTCTGGGGCAGCGAGTTCTTCAGCCGATTGGAAGGCTCTCGTTGCAGGTTGTTCGTCGCTTCGTGTCAAGCGGATCAACTAGCCTACGAAGACGATCTCCTAAAATCTGCAACTGACGCCAGTGGGTCAAGTTTGCTTGCGCTGGCGTTGTTCGAGAAAATCGACGAAGCGGCGCGGCTTCGCTCGGAGCACGTTAGCCTGGATGAGGCCTTGTTTCCCTACCTAAAGAGAAGAGTACCTGCGCTCGCGTTCAATCTCAAAGGGAGAGCCCCGCAGGAGCCGGTTTCCGGCGGACTGTCACGCGATAATATCTACCTGCCGATCGCCCCCTCAACTCGCCCACCGCCTGGAACGTTCACCGCGCTATTGGCGCGGTGGCGTTCAGTAGTCACCACTATCTGTGTAATTGCCGCGTTCTCGATCGTGACCATCTATGCCGCGACCTGGCATCTTGAATTCAGCTCCAAGGGCTATTTGGCACTGTTTGCAGGTCCATCCTGGTTACCGTCACTGCCGGGAGATCTCCTGCTACGAAGCGAGCTTCCATTTACAGTAGCTGACATCACCGAAGAGCCGTCCCTTAGGGCAGCGGCGTTGAGCCGGAAGATCGAGGGTGTGTGGTGGCAGACCGATCGTTTCGGCCAGCGCCGCTGGCTACAGGTCATCGAAGGCGCTCTGCGACCTGGCATCCGCGCTTACACTAGGGCACTCAATGGCATGCCCCAGGAAGCAGCTCCAGACTTGAACCTTATCAATCCGGAAAGCTTCGATTTCAAGAGGCGCGGAGCTGGCGTATCCGGATACTCAAGCATGCTGTTTGGCCCCCGGCCGATGGACATAGATCATTTAATCGCCATTGGCGCGTCGGCTGTCCTCGATCATCCTACTGACATGGACGGCTTGATTAGACCGGTCGTTCAGCACAAGGATTTGGCTACATTTAATTCCAACGCATGTGCGACAACAATAAGCTACGAGTACCTCGAGTGGGATAAGGGCGATTTTTGGCAATCGTTGTCTCTCTCGGCGGCCAGAGCCGACGCACCCGAGTTTTTTGACTTTCTGATCTTCCAAGCCCGAGTTCTGGATCTCATCCTACGAGCGGAGCCGCCACGACCGGAATCTCCTGAATCCGATCCACTTGACTACATAGTGTTTAGCGCCGCCAAACTTCGCCACCTGATTAGATCCTACGCACTTGGACGACGATTGAGAAATGAGACGGCGTTAGCGAAAGGAGATGCCGACAAAGTTTCCGAACTGAAAACGTCGGGATGCGGCACGATGGCGGATATTCTCCTTGCCTGGCTGGAGGAGGAGAAAGCTGATCCAGAGCTGCCAGCGAGGATCCTCACTGATCTCACGACGCCCCCGGTCAAGTACGGAAAACGTAGCGATACCGTGGTCAAACTGCTTCTCGGAGCTTTCGAGGAAATTTGCCACCGTGAGGCGATCAAAGAGACGTCTAAAGGGTGGTCTTTGTTATCGCAGGTGCCACAATCGGTGAGCGCCAAGGACAGGCTCCGAATGGCTGTGCGCTTGGCGGCGGATCGCGGGTTTCCGGGAGAGTTGGAAGACGCCCTTTTTCAAACAGTCGAAAGATGGCCGAATAGAATTGCCGCAGACAAAGTGCCGCCTATGTGGGCGCAACTGTTCTCAGAGGCGCTGTCGCGTCCCGATCGCGCCCTGCAGACTCTGAGTGTTGGCGTTGCAAAGATGTCCTCCGAGTCAAAGCAGCGCTTCCTGCGTCTGGATGAACCAATCGAGAGAATAGCTAAGACAAATGGCATGGAACCTATTGCCCCCGGGCTCGATGCCTATGCGGAAGGTCTATCGTGGCTCGGTCCGCTTAGAAAAGACATATCGGACTATATTTTTCACGGTGAAACGACTGAAGGACGCGACCAAATCAAATCACTTGTCGACCTCAAGCTCGGGATGCTCGCACGCATGGCGTCTCGCGGCTATCAAGACCCCCGAATGAAGGAAGAGCTTTTCGATCTGCCTAATCCAATTCCAGGAATAAACCTCTCTGACTGGCGCGGATTTCTCGCACCGCGCGCATACGTCGATTGGATGTTGGCTGCGCGAGCGGAAATTAGATATCGGCAAGATCCGCCCACCCCGGAAGGCTTGTTAAGATTGGTGTCGAGCCTCCGAGGTGATGCGCGCCGTCGCAGATCCGAGGTCTTGATTGTGCAGGAGTACCTGCGTGATCGCCCTGTTGCGGAAAAAAAGAGGTGGGTCACGGAGCTAAGCGCGCTCGCTGCTACTGAAATCGAACCAGAATTGCGTGCGGACATCGCAAGCTTGGCGGTGAGAGTGTTTGCTTCGATCGAATTGGAGGACCTGAATGAGAAGCGCTGA
- a CDS encoding tyrosine-type recombinase/integrase: MPGRKAKPPRLWFREDDGCWVILDRSEGKRRQIRTGCSRDDIDGAAKALETYIGGRHPTTIGASDPGVLAIADVLTAYEISKRPKDKSDERAWAQHDLLLIRLLDLNGFFGDKTVSKLKAQLCRDFVDWSTNTPNENNRQAGIKPRQDKVSEQTARRRLEDLRAAINAYHAEHTLSVVPKITLPPKAEGRHRWLTRNEAARLLGAAIGYVWDNERKSWKRKEDGKLLRRERWIIRRRYPAARFCLIGVYSARREETIRRTQWLATTTHPWMNLDGMVYQGKGALERSTKKRRPPAKIASRLRPHLVRWRKIDQMRSSELRAAGILENGEQIRFVVNRIHDGQPLAGKIRSAWEGILQDAGLGEDVVRHSLRHTAATWLMQAGVDMWEAAGWLGMTVEQLEANYGHHHPEFQEEAAEAFGGQR; this comes from the coding sequence ATGCCGGGCCGCAAAGCCAAGCCGCCGCGACTCTGGTTCCGAGAAGACGACGGATGCTGGGTCATCCTCGATCGATCGGAGGGAAAGCGACGGCAGATCCGCACAGGTTGCAGCCGCGACGACATTGACGGCGCTGCGAAAGCGCTCGAAACCTACATCGGCGGACGGCACCCAACCACAATCGGGGCAAGTGACCCTGGGGTCCTCGCCATAGCCGACGTCCTTACTGCCTACGAGATATCCAAACGGCCAAAGGATAAGAGTGACGAGCGAGCCTGGGCGCAGCATGATCTACTGCTCATCCGGCTCCTCGATCTGAATGGCTTCTTCGGTGACAAGACAGTGAGCAAGCTCAAGGCCCAGCTGTGCCGCGACTTCGTGGACTGGTCCACGAACACGCCGAATGAAAACAACAGGCAGGCCGGGATTAAGCCACGTCAAGACAAAGTTTCCGAGCAAACCGCTAGGCGCCGGCTTGAGGATTTACGTGCTGCCATCAACGCGTACCATGCGGAGCACACGCTGAGCGTCGTTCCGAAGATTACCCTACCTCCCAAGGCGGAAGGCCGCCACCGCTGGCTGACGCGCAACGAAGCCGCGCGCCTGCTCGGTGCCGCGATCGGCTACGTGTGGGATAACGAGCGAAAATCCTGGAAACGAAAGGAAGATGGCAAGCTGTTGCGCCGGGAGCGGTGGATCATCCGGCGACGCTATCCGGCCGCCCGCTTTTGTCTGATTGGCGTTTACAGCGCGCGGCGCGAGGAAACGATTCGGCGCACACAATGGCTCGCCACCACCACGCATCCATGGATGAACCTCGACGGCATGGTCTATCAGGGCAAAGGCGCCCTGGAACGGTCAACTAAGAAACGGCGCCCTCCGGCAAAGATCGCTAGCCGCCTGCGCCCTCACTTGGTCCGCTGGCGCAAGATCGACCAAATGCGATCGAGCGAACTGCGCGCGGCCGGCATTCTGGAGAACGGCGAACAAATCAGATTCGTCGTGAACCGCATTCACGATGGCCAGCCGCTTGCCGGCAAGATCAGGTCAGCTTGGGAAGGTATTCTGCAGGACGCGGGGCTTGGCGAGGATGTTGTCCGGCATTCGCTACGCCATACAGCAGCGACGTGGCTGATGCAGGCCGGCGTCGATATGTGGGAGGCTGCTGGCTGGCTTGGAATGACGGTAGAGCAGCTTGAGGCAAACTACGGTCATCACCATCCTGAATTCCAGGAAGAAGCCGCTGAGGCGTTTGGCGGCCAACGCTAG
- a CDS encoding response regulator has product MIEIGSHHQRLPMASSAKLTVYVVDDDAAVLGSLRFLLETDGFAVRTFRNATALLNATNPPRADCYVIDYKMPDINGIELARRLRQSDVDTPVILITGYPDGHISARAAAAGIKDVILKPLLDESLAKCICHAIQDRRGH; this is encoded by the coding sequence ATGATCGAGATCGGCTCGCACCATCAGCGGCTCCCAATGGCGTCATCGGCGAAGCTCACCGTCTATGTTGTCGATGACGATGCCGCCGTGCTGGGCTCCCTGCGGTTCCTGTTGGAAACCGACGGTTTTGCCGTACGGACCTTCAGGAATGCCACGGCGCTGCTCAATGCGACGAACCCGCCCCGCGCAGATTGTTATGTCATCGACTACAAGATGCCTGACATCAATGGCATCGAGCTGGCCAGGCGGCTGCGCCAATCCGACGTCGACACGCCCGTGATCCTGATCACGGGTTATCCGGACGGACATATCTCAGCACGGGCGGCGGCGGCAGGGATCAAGGACGTGATTTTGAAGCCGCTCCTCGATGAAAGCCTCGCGAAATGCATCTGCCACGCCATCCAGGACAGGCGCGGCCACTGA
- a CDS encoding L-threonylcarbamoyladenylate synthase — protein MKTGLETLILPAGAAGAEAAARALAAGGLVAFPTETVYGLGADAANATAIAHLYAAKGRPAFNPLIAHVADLKAARRIGRFDARALKLAEAFWPGPLTLVVPKSDGCPVADLATAGLDTVAIRIPAHPVAQTILRAFGGAVVAPSANISGHVSPTLAAHVESDLSGRIDLIIDGGPVEVGVESTIVGCFEAPMLLRPGGLSRERIEAVLGAPLARPPMEAGSDDSQPLAPGMLASHYAPRAPVRLDAREVAPGEALLAFGPARLPGMDAASAVMNLSPTADLDEAAANLFGYLRSLDAKGPRAIAVMTVPEEGLGEAINDRLRRAAVAR, from the coding sequence GTGAAAACGGGCCTTGAAACACTGATCTTGCCGGCTGGCGCGGCCGGCGCGGAGGCTGCCGCCAGGGCCCTGGCCGCCGGCGGGCTGGTCGCGTTTCCGACCGAGACGGTCTACGGGCTCGGGGCGGACGCCGCCAATGCCACGGCGATCGCCCATCTCTACGCCGCCAAGGGGCGGCCGGCGTTCAATCCGCTGATTGCGCATGTCGCTGACCTCAAAGCCGCGCGGCGGATCGGACGGTTCGACGCGCGCGCATTGAAGCTCGCCGAGGCGTTCTGGCCGGGGCCGCTGACGCTGGTGGTGCCGAAGAGCGACGGCTGTCCCGTGGCGGATCTCGCCACGGCCGGCCTCGACACCGTCGCGATCCGTATTCCCGCCCACCCCGTCGCGCAGACCATTCTGCGCGCCTTCGGCGGGGCCGTGGTGGCGCCGTCCGCGAACATCTCCGGCCACGTCTCGCCGACGCTGGCCGCCCATGTCGAGAGCGACTTATCGGGACGGATCGACCTCATCATTGACGGCGGGCCGGTCGAGGTCGGCGTTGAATCGACCATTGTCGGCTGCTTCGAGGCGCCGATGCTGCTGCGGCCCGGCGGGCTCTCACGCGAACGGATCGAGGCGGTGCTCGGCGCGCCCCTGGCGCGGCCGCCGATGGAAGCCGGAAGCGACGACAGCCAGCCGCTGGCGCCGGGCATGCTGGCCTCGCATTACGCGCCGCGCGCTCCTGTGCGGCTCGATGCGCGTGAGGTGGCGCCGGGCGAGGCGCTGCTGGCATTCGGTCCCGCGCGGCTGCCCGGCATGGACGCCGCCAGCGCCGTCATGAATTTGTCGCCCACCGCTGATCTCGATGAAGCCGCCGCCAATCTGTTCGGCTATCTTCGGAGCCTCGACGCGAAGGGCCCGCGGGCGATCGCGGTGATGACGGTGCCCGAAGAGGGACTTGGCGAAGCGATCAACGACCGGCTGCGCCGGGCCGCGGTTGCGCGATAA
- a CDS encoding FAD-binding oxidoreductase: MNVNPSAPPPLAPELIEQFRKIVGERHAITDANDIAPYLTEERNLFHGRSPLVLRPGSTAEVSEICKLASAHNIALVPQGGNTGLVGGQTPHNGEVVVSLRRLDKIREIDTASNTMTVEAGVVLQIAQQKASEVDRLFPLSLGAEGSCTIGGNLSTNAGGTAALAYGVAREMALGLEVVLADGRVLNTLSKLKKDNTGYNLHNLFIGAEGTLGIITAATLKLFPKPRAVETAFVGLRSPAAALKLLTIAQGEAANALTSFELLSEMAVDFSVRHGIDVRDPLEAKHPWYVLMELSSPAEDARTPLETILTRAMEEEIVDDAVIAASLAQRAGFWKLRDEMSSAQKPEGGSIKHDISVPVAAVPEFIAEADAAVVKLIPGARPVPFGHLGDGNLHYNVSQPVGADTADYLARWHEMNAVVFAIVLRMGGSISAEHGIGVLKRDELPDVKDKTAIELMRAIKAMLDPLGIMNPGKVL; this comes from the coding sequence ATGAACGTCAATCCATCCGCCCCCCCGCCGCTTGCGCCCGAGTTGATCGAACAATTCCGCAAGATCGTTGGCGAACGCCATGCCATCACCGATGCGAATGACATCGCGCCCTACCTCACCGAGGAGCGCAATCTCTTCCACGGCCGCTCACCGCTGGTGCTGCGCCCGGGCTCGACGGCGGAGGTCTCGGAGATCTGCAAGCTCGCTTCCGCGCACAACATCGCGCTGGTGCCGCAGGGCGGCAACACCGGGCTCGTCGGCGGCCAGACGCCGCACAATGGCGAGGTCGTCGTGTCGCTGCGGCGCCTCGACAAGATCCGCGAGATCGACACTGCCTCCAACACCATGACGGTCGAAGCGGGCGTGGTGCTGCAGATCGCGCAGCAAAAAGCGTCCGAGGTGGACCGGCTGTTTCCGCTCTCGCTGGGCGCGGAGGGAAGCTGTACCATCGGCGGAAATCTCTCCACCAATGCCGGCGGCACGGCCGCGCTCGCCTATGGCGTCGCGCGCGAGATGGCGCTGGGGCTTGAAGTGGTGCTGGCCGACGGACGCGTGCTGAACACGCTGTCGAAACTGAAGAAGGACAACACCGGCTACAATCTGCACAACCTCTTCATCGGCGCGGAGGGCACGCTCGGCATCATCACGGCGGCGACCCTAAAACTGTTTCCGAAGCCGCGGGCGGTCGAGACCGCCTTCGTCGGGCTGAGATCGCCGGCGGCGGCGCTGAAGCTGCTCACGATCGCGCAGGGCGAAGCCGCCAATGCGCTGACGAGCTTCGAGCTGCTGTCGGAGATGGCGGTGGACTTCTCGGTGCGGCACGGCATCGACGTGCGCGATCCGCTTGAGGCGAAGCATCCCTGGTACGTGCTGATGGAACTGTCCTCCCCCGCCGAGGATGCCCGCACGCCGCTGGAGACGATCCTGACCCGCGCCATGGAGGAGGAGATCGTGGACGACGCCGTGATCGCGGCGAGCCTCGCCCAGCGCGCCGGCTTCTGGAAGCTGCGCGACGAGATGTCTTCGGCGCAGAAGCCCGAGGGAGGCTCGATCAAGCACGACATCTCCGTGCCGGTCGCGGCCGTGCCCGAATTCATCGCGGAGGCTGATGCGGCCGTGGTGAAGCTGATCCCCGGCGCGCGGCCGGTGCCGTTCGGCCATCTCGGCGACGGCAATCTGCACTACAATGTCAGCCAGCCGGTCGGCGCCGACACGGCCGACTACCTGGCGCGCTGGCACGAGATGAACGCGGTGGTGTTCGCGATCGTGCTGCGCATGGGCGGCTCTATCTCGGCCGAGCACGGCATCGGCGTGCTCAAGCGCGACGAGCTGCCCGACGTCAAGGACAAGACCGCGATCGAGCTGATGCGCGCGATCAAGGCGATGCTGGATCCGCTCGGCATCATGAATCCGGGGAAGGTGCTGTGA
- a CDS encoding NUDIX domain-containing protein — protein MTISDRVRIKDVRVLSDGWTTLKTTTFEYRRANGEWQTQHRETYERDNAAAVLPYNRARRTVILVKQFRLPAFIRGHDDLLIEAAAGVLDNAEPEARIRAEAEEETGYRLHHVHKVFEAFMSPGAITEKLHFFVAEYEPEMRVSDGGGLEHEGEDIEVLELSIDEALAMIADGRIIDAKAIMLLQYVALHVFR, from the coding sequence ATGACCATTTCCGACCGCGTCCGCATCAAGGACGTCCGCGTGCTCTCCGACGGCTGGACCACGCTGAAGACCACGACGTTCGAATACCGGCGCGCCAATGGCGAGTGGCAGACGCAGCACCGCGAGACCTACGAGCGCGACAACGCCGCCGCGGTGCTGCCGTACAACCGCGCGCGGCGGACCGTGATCCTGGTGAAGCAATTCCGCCTGCCGGCCTTCATCCGCGGCCATGACGACCTGCTGATCGAGGCCGCCGCGGGCGTGCTCGACAATGCCGAGCCCGAGGCGCGCATCCGCGCCGAGGCCGAGGAGGAGACCGGCTATCGCCTGCACCACGTCCACAAGGTGTTCGAGGCCTTCATGAGCCCGGGCGCCATCACCGAGAAGCTGCATTTCTTCGTCGCCGAGTACGAGCCCGAGATGCGGGTGAGCGACGGCGGCGGCCTGGAGCACGAGGGCGAGGACATCGAGGTGCTGGAGCTTTCGATCGACGAGGCCCTGGCGATGATCGCCGACGGCCGCATCATCGACGCCAAGGCGATCATGCTGCTGCAATATGTGGCGCTGCATGTGTTCAGGTGA
- a CDS encoding GNAT family acetyltransferase encodes MSALAIEPIKDADVEMVVALWQRCGLTRPWNDPHADIALARRRDNSTVLIGREGGAIVATIMVGHDGHRGWVYYVAVDPDCRKRGYGRVIMAAAEDWLRAAGISKLQLLVRRENEAANAFYGSLGFELSTSVMFQKWLDGRATTPNN; translated from the coding sequence GTGAGCGCGCTCGCGATCGAGCCAATCAAGGATGCCGATGTCGAGATGGTCGTCGCACTCTGGCAGCGCTGCGGCCTGACGCGGCCCTGGAACGATCCGCATGCCGATATCGCGCTGGCACGGCGGCGCGACAATTCCACGGTGCTGATCGGCCGCGAGGGCGGCGCGATCGTCGCCACGATCATGGTCGGCCATGACGGCCACCGCGGCTGGGTCTATTACGTCGCGGTCGATCCAGACTGCCGGAAGCGCGGCTATGGCCGTGTCATCATGGCCGCGGCCGAGGACTGGCTGCGCGCGGCCGGAATTTCGAAGCTGCAGCTGCTGGTCCGCCGCGAGAATGAAGCGGCCAATGCGTTCTACGGCTCGCTGGGCTTCGAGCTCTCGACCTCCGTGATGTTCCAGAAGTGGCTCGACGGCCGCGCGACCACGCCGAATAATTGA